From Limnochordia bacterium, a single genomic window includes:
- a CDS encoding coenzyme F420-0:L-glutamate ligase, which yields MNSLYPIPLRTHLLMPGEDIAKVISGYTRHIARSSDIVAIAETAVAITQGRLYLPEEIRPSPLARFLCRFPNKAGNLTSPHSMQLAIRQVGALRILLGAFVAVIGRLIGKKGLFFYVTGPKVRSIDDVSGTAPPFERYIIAGPDHPDQLAEEIHAKTGMRVLVTDVNDLGCVNIIGRSKGFSKEDLKHCIAALKSNPFGNADEQTPLVLLREG from the coding sequence GTGAACTCACTTTATCCTATTCCACTGCGGACCCATCTGCTTATGCCAGGTGAGGATATCGCTAAGGTCATCTCCGGTTATACCCGTCATATCGCCCGTTCCAGTGACATAGTTGCTATTGCCGAGACTGCAGTAGCCATCACCCAGGGACGATTGTATCTGCCAGAGGAGATTAGGCCTAGTCCCTTGGCCCGGTTTCTCTGTCGTTTTCCCAACAAGGCCGGTAATCTAACATCCCCTCATTCGATGCAGCTGGCCATCAGGCAAGTGGGCGCATTACGGATCTTGCTTGGGGCGTTTGTAGCAGTCATAGGAAGGTTGATTGGTAAGAAGGGGCTATTTTTCTATGTCACAGGCCCTAAGGTACGATCCATTGATGATGTATCCGGTACTGCACCACCCTTTGAGCGATATATCATCGCCGGGCCTGACCATCCAGACCAGTTGGCCGAAGAAATACATGCGAAGACAGGTATGAGGGTATTGGTAACAGACGTAAATGACTTAGGATGTGTCAACATTATAGGTAGATCTAAGGGGTTTAGCAAAGAAGATCTCAAACACTGCATCGCAGCCTTGAAATCAAATCCTTTCGGCAACGCGGACGAACAGACCCCATTGGTACTCTTGCGGGAGGGCTAG
- a CDS encoding phosphoenolpyruvate carboxykinase (GTP) — MSLEGANLQKLQELNNQHVVEIVNWAIDLCKPAKVTVFTDAKEDADYIKELAKKNGEEAPLKIQGHTVHFDGYYDQARDKENTKYLVSDVEGSGLGNEAKERKEGLEEIFSYLDGSMQGKEMLVLFYCLGPTNSKFSIPALQITDSAYVAHSENILYRPGYEEFKRLNGSKKFFHFIHSAGRLANGVSVDVDKRRIFIDLEANRVFTVNNQYAGNSVGLKKLALRLAIQKASREDWLAEHMFVMGAKGPNSRTTYFTGAFPSACGKTSTAMIPGGVIVGDDIAYLRAVDGQVRAVNVERGMFGIIEDVSEKNDPVIFDALTRPGEVIFSNVLVHDGTPYWGGMGIDIPDTGRNFSGEWYKGKKGPDGKEVPASHKNSRYTLRIDELSNSDSSLEDPKGVPVSGFIYGGRDSDTSVPVAESPSWGHGVMIGACLESETTAATLGQQGVRKHNPMANSDFLAISLGTYIRNYLDFGKRLDNPPTVYATNYFLRKDGKGSYLNGILDKKVWIMWMEGRVNGDFDAIETPIGRIPKYEDLKVLFKEHLNKDYTEEEYVEQFSIRVDKYIAKYDRMEAIFSKHDDVPAEFMDQIRKQKQLLEEAKTKYGAVVSPYRLV, encoded by the coding sequence ATGAGTCTCGAAGGTGCAAATCTACAGAAACTGCAAGAATTGAATAATCAGCATGTCGTGGAGATTGTTAATTGGGCGATCGATCTTTGCAAGCCTGCAAAGGTGACTGTGTTTACCGATGCGAAGGAGGATGCCGATTACATTAAGGAGCTTGCAAAGAAGAATGGTGAAGAAGCCCCCTTGAAGATACAAGGACATACGGTGCATTTCGACGGGTACTACGATCAAGCCCGGGACAAAGAGAACACGAAGTATCTCGTTTCGGATGTAGAAGGATCTGGTTTGGGTAATGAGGCCAAGGAGCGGAAAGAAGGGCTAGAGGAGATCTTCTCTTATCTAGATGGCTCCATGCAGGGCAAAGAGATGTTGGTATTGTTCTATTGCTTAGGGCCCACCAATTCCAAGTTTAGTATTCCGGCTCTGCAGATCACCGATTCGGCGTATGTTGCTCACAGCGAAAACATTCTTTATCGACCGGGTTATGAGGAGTTCAAACGACTAAACGGTTCCAAGAAGTTCTTTCACTTCATCCATTCGGCTGGTAGATTAGCCAATGGGGTCAGCGTTGACGTGGACAAGCGGCGCATCTTCATCGACCTAGAAGCAAACCGCGTATTTACCGTGAATAATCAGTACGCTGGCAACAGTGTAGGTCTGAAGAAACTGGCGCTACGTCTTGCGATCCAGAAGGCATCCCGGGAGGACTGGTTGGCCGAGCACATGTTTGTTATGGGTGCGAAGGGTCCTAACAGCCGCACCACCTACTTCACTGGCGCATTTCCCAGTGCTTGTGGCAAAACAAGTACAGCAATGATTCCCGGCGGTGTAATAGTCGGTGACGATATTGCGTATCTTCGTGCAGTAGACGGTCAGGTGCGGGCGGTTAATGTTGAAAGAGGCATGTTTGGAATTATTGAAGATGTGAGTGAGAAAAATGATCCCGTGATTTTCGATGCCCTCACTAGACCTGGAGAGGTTATTTTCAGCAATGTCTTGGTACATGATGGCACTCCCTATTGGGGCGGTATGGGTATAGATATTCCGGATACGGGCAGAAATTTCTCCGGGGAATGGTACAAAGGGAAGAAGGGCCCCGATGGTAAGGAAGTTCCGGCCTCCCACAAGAATTCTCGGTATACCTTGCGGATTGACGAGCTGTCCAATTCCGACTCTTCCTTAGAGGATCCAAAGGGTGTTCCCGTAAGCGGCTTTATCTACGGAGGTCGGGATTCAGATACCAGTGTACCTGTGGCGGAGTCCCCAAGTTGGGGACATGGTGTGATGATTGGTGCCTGTCTCGAATCGGAAACTACAGCTGCCACATTGGGCCAACAGGGGGTAAGGAAACACAACCCCATGGCCAACTCTGATTTCTTAGCCATCTCCTTAGGCACTTATATTCGAAACTATCTAGACTTTGGTAAGCGCTTGGATAATCCACCCACAGTCTATGCCACCAACTACTTCCTGCGTAAGGATGGTAAGGGCTCCTACTTAAATGGAATCCTAGATAAGAAGGTCTGGATTATGTGGATGGAAGGCCGGGTGAATGGTGATTTCGACGCCATTGAAACACCAATCGGTCGCATCCCGAAATATGAGGACCTAAAGGTGCTTTTCAAAGAGCATCTGAACAAGGATTACACCGAGGAAGAGTATGTTGAGCAATTCTCGATTCGTGTGGATAAGTACATTGCTAAATACGACAGAATGGAAGCAATTTTTAGTAAGCATGATGATGTACCGGCGGAATTCATGGATCAGATTCGGAAGCAAAAACAGCTTCTAGAAGAGGCAAAGACAAAGTACGGTGCAGTTGTTTCTCCCTATAGATTGGTGTAA